In Aspergillus fumigatus Af293 chromosome 4, whole genome shotgun sequence, one genomic interval encodes:
- a CDS encoding retropepsin-like aspartic protease, giving the protein MILPVNLEKEEKRIKLPTYALLDTGAEGRGFIDKGWAEDQKLEPIPLADPITLHTFDGSEPENGKITCYVQMDMRIEDHFEKDARFYIVHDYCRKYCNTPQRPTKIQALHDIPPKTQPRYLPPRPKGLENRDIAFISLAACSAYAWRNAQMFTITLEDLKAALRIEKAQKEDFTNLLPEEFKDYANVFSPKEAERLPPHRPYDHDIKLLEGKTPPFGPLYAMSREELKVLKE; this is encoded by the exons ATGATACTACCTGTGAACctagaaaaggaagagaaaaggataaagctacctacttacGCCCTGTTAGATACCGGAGCCGAAGGACGAGGATTTATTGATaaaggatgggctgaagaccAGAAGCTAGAGCCCATCCCCCTGGCAGACCCGATAACCCTGCACACATTTGATGGGAGCGAaccagagaatgggaagataACCTGTTATGTtcagatggatatgagaattGAGGACCACTTTGAGAAAGACGCGAGGTTTTACATTGTCCA CGACTACTGCCGGAAATACTGCAACACTCCCCAGAGGCCAACTAAGATACAAGCCCTGCATGACATCCCCCCGAAGACCCagcctagatacctgccCCCGAGACCAAAGGGACTGGAGaacagagatatagcttttatctccttagcAGCCTGCTCAGCTTACGCCTGGAGAAACGCTCAGATGTTCACAatcaccctagaagatcttaaagccgccctGAGGATTGAGAaagctcagaaagaagacttcaccAACCTGTTACCTGAAGAATTCAAAGACTACGCCAATgttttctcccctaaggagGCTGAGCGCCTGCCACCACACCGCCCCTACGACCACGACATCAAGCTGttagagggaaagaccccccCGTTCGGCCCTCTGTACGCCATGTCCCGAGAGGAATTGAAAGTCCTAAAGGAATAG
- a CDS encoding putative MFS alpha-glucoside transporter → MSGTMAMTEKGRASIRACTLGDTQQSLEFTNDEHSLTFWVALRQHWPAAAWGLFMNLDGGIVRSIVGLDVFKRTYGYQHEGVYIIAARWLSAFNYATLLGAIIGALLSGLAYDRFGPRVMITICSCLSIGFIFVQFFSHTPAQLFVGELVNGCIIAFYPICASTYVSEVTPLVLRGFVATMTNLAFSIGSLIASGILKGAAAMDTTWSYKIPIAAQWALPTVMLLLVAFVPEPPYWLCKHGRDDAAIISLRRLTTAPAAEVYVARKLAHIRETLRLEESFQGDRPTYRECLRGPNLRRLVICVMAYNMQAFTGNVFFINYAVHFMEVAGLDASHAFSMNIGLTAIGLLGTCLSWFLLSYIGRRTMYLFGCASLMVLQFAIGAIDLAPRRTSTTWAQCGLMLVCNFVYDLTLGPFCYVLLAEVSSVKLRGLTIALATVSCYVWSIVFAVVIPYAMNEDEGNWKGKLGFLFAGTSLLCTIYCFLCLPETRGRTFEELDILFERRVPSRNFTGYKTEVQIHST, encoded by the exons ATGTCAGGGACGATGGCAATGACTGAAAAAGGCAGGGCGTCCATCCGCGCCTGCACCCTCGGCGACACTCAACAATCGCTTGAATTCACCAATGACGAACATTCGCTAACGTTTTGGGTCGCACTGCGACAACACTGGCCTGCAGCGGCTTGGGGATTGTTTATGAATCTG GACGGAGGTATCGTGCGCAGTATAGTCGGACTAGATGTCTTCAAGCGGACCTACGGCTACCAGCATGAAGGTGTATACATCATCGCCGCCCGGTGGCTGTCAGCTTTCAACTACGCCACGCTCCTCGGCGCCATTATAGGAGCTCTCCTGTCAGGATTGGCTTACGATCGTTTCGGCCCACGCGTGATGATTACCATTTGCTCATGCCTCTCCatcggcttcatcttcgtccagtTCTTCAGCCACACGCCCGCCCAACTGTTTGTCGGCGAGCTGGTGAACGGCTGCATCATCGCCTTCTACCCGATCTGCGCTTCCACGTACGTAAGCGAGGTCACCCCGCTCGTGCTGCGCGGGTTCGTCGCGACAATGACCAATCTCGCCTTTTCGATCGGCTCGCTGATTGCGTCGGGGATCCTCAAGGGTGCAGCGGCCATGGACACCACGTGGTCGTACAAGATCCCCATCGCCGCACAGTGGGCTCTCCCCACAGtcatgctgctgctggtcgccTTCGTCCCCGAACCACCGTACTGGCTCTGCAAGCATGGCCGGGATGACGCCGCGATCATCTCATTGCGTCGACTGACAACGGCACCTGCGGCCGAGGTCTACGTGGCTCGCAAACTGGCGCATATTCGGGAGACATTACGGCTGGAGGAAAGCTTCCAGGGCGACCGACCGACGTATCGGGAATGCCTACGGGGTCCGAATCTCCGCCGGCTGGTGATCTGCGTGATGGCATACAATATGCAGGCGTTCACTGGGAACGTCTTTTTCATCAACTACGCAGTGCATTTCATGGAGGTGGCGGGGCTGGACGCTTCGCATGCGTTCTCGATGAATATTGGTCTGACGGCCATCGGACTGCTCGGGACGTGCCTCTCATGGTTTCTGCTGTCGTACATCGGTCGTCGGACAATGTACCTGTTCGGCTGTGCGTCGTTGATGGTCCTGCAGTTCGCCATCGGGGCGATCGATCTTGCTCCGCGCCGGACGAGTACGACCTGGGCGCAATGCGGGCTTATGCTCGTCTGCAATTTCGTCTATGATCTCACCCTTGGCCCGTTCTGCTACGTGCTACTGGCGGAAGTCTCGTCGGTGAAACTCCGAGGGCTGACCATTGCTTTAGCGACCGTCAGCTGCTATGTCTGGTCAATTGTCTTCGCGGTTGTCATTCCCTACGCCATGAACGAGGACGAGGGGAATTGGAAGGGCAAATTGGGGTTCCTCTTCGCAGGGACGAGTCTGTTGTGTACTATATACTGCTTTCTGTGTCTTCCGGAGACCCGAGGGAGGACctttgaggagctggatatTCTGTTCGAGAGGAGGGTTCCAAGTCGAAACTTCACGGGCTACAAAACCGAAGTCCAGATACATTCGACATAA